The genomic DNA CGCATCCGTACAGGGCATACCTCGACCACCGGGTACGGCCGACGAGGAAGGCGGCGAGTGAGACGACGGCGAACAGGAGCAGCCCACCCGCCACCAGGGCCCCCGAAGAGGTGTGGTACACGGTTTCCCCGAGGACCAGTCGGACACCGGCGAGCACAACGGTGGCGGTCGTCAGGGCGGCGATGACGAACGGGCTGCGCGGCATGGGGGCATTATCCCCCGCTGCGGGATCCGCGATCAGCGGCTCGGTCGGGTGTCGATCAGGCCGGGGATCCGCTGGTTACCGATCTCGGTGTTGTACCGGTACAGCGCCTCGGGCAGCTCGCTGAAGTCCACCTCGAAGGAGTCACCGGGGGCCAGCACCGGGCTCTCGAACTCGCCGGTGCGCTCGGTGATCACGTACTCACGGGGTGGGTCCTGGTTCTCCCACCGCACGATCCAGTGCGTCTCGAGGTTCAGGCTGAGGTTCGAGGGCGCAAATCGCCCGTTGGAGATCACGACCACGATGACGCCTTCGGGGGGCGGTTCGGTGGTCGTGGTGACCGCTGGGATCTGATTGCGCTCGAGGGCCTGGGGCGATGGGCCACTGGCACAGGCCGTGGCGATCAGGCCACTCATGATGGGGATCAGCAGCAGGGTTCGACGCAACGCAGGCCTTTTCTCGGGTTCTTGGAGCCGGCAGTGTAGTTGCGTCCGAGCCCGCCGGGCAGGGAGGCGCCGGCTCGCCTTATGCGGGTGTTATCGGCGGCGCCCATCGGGAGGCCTCGATCCACGAGGGGTCGCCGGGTTCCAGGCTGGTGACGGATGCCAGCGGTGGGGGATCATCGGGGAGGTGCTCGAGCGGGAGGCAGCGGAGATGCAGTCGGAGCGCCTGGACGGGATCCTGGTGAGAGACGGCCACGGCGATCCCGCCGGGGTGGGCTCTCCCGAGATCGTGCACGACCGCAGCCATCCGTTCGGCGACGGCCCTGATGGATTCGGGGGAGAAGGGGAGGTCGTGGGGATGCTCGAGGTAGCGCTCCAGCTCGCCGGGGAAGACCGTCGGCAGATCGTCCCAGGCGACGCCCGCCCAGCGGCGGGCCAGCTCCCACTCGGTCAGCCGGGGATCGATGCTGACCGTGAGGTCGAGGGCGTCGGCGATGATGCCGGCGGTCTCGACCGCCCGGTCCAGAGGACTCGACACCACGGCGGTCGTCCCCGAGCCGACCAGGTGCCGCGCCGCGCCGCGCGCCTGATCGCGGCCGAGCGGTGACAGGGGGAATCCGGGCAGGTCGGCGTAGACGAATTCCTTCGGGTTGAGGACCTCGCCGTGACGCACAAGATGAAGACGCTTCAGCACCAGGGAGAGGGTAGATAGGGGGGAGGGGCCAGGAGCAGCTACCAGCTACCAGCTACCAGCCAGACTTGGTACTTGGTACTCGGTACTTGGTACGAGGAGCGGACAGCTCACAGTCAGAGCAGTTTGGCTGGTGGCTGGTGGCTGGTAGCTGGTAGCTGTGGACTGCTAGCTCGTATCCTTCGCCCATGATTTCGCTTCCTGAGCCCATCCTGCATGTCGATGCCGACTCGTTCTTCGTCGCCGTGGAGCGGCTGCGACGGCCCGAGCTGTGCGATCGCCCCGTGCTCGTCGGTGGCGACGGCCCGCGCAGCGTGGTAGCGGCGGCGTCCTACGAGGCGCGCCGACATGGAGCGCGGTCGGCGATGCCCATGGTCATGGCGAAACGGCTGTGCCCGACTGCCGTCATCGTGGCCGCCGATCACGCCGAATACCGGCGGGTGTCGGAGGAGCTCATGGCGGTACTCGGCGAGGTGACCTCACGCGTCGAGCCGATCTCGATCGACGAGGCCTTTCTCGACCTCACCGGTGTCGATGGGCCGGGCGGGGCCATCGCCATCTCCGAGCGGCTCCGTCGGTTGGCACAGGAGCGGGTCGGGGTCACGGTCTCGGTCGGCATCGCAGCGACCAAGTTGGTGGCCAAGATGGCCTCTCGGGACGCCAAGCCCGACGGCCTGCTGCTGGTCCCGGCGGGGGCTGAAGCCGACTTCATGCATCCGAAATCGGTTCGCGCTCTCTGGGGGGTGGGGGAGGCGACGCTGGCACGACTGGAGGAACTCGGGATACGAACGATCGGGGATCTGGCGGGGTTCCCGAGGGCGACGCTGGCGCGTCGTCTGGGCGAGGGGCTCGGAGGGGTCCTCTGGGATCGGGCCCATGCCATCGACGAGCGCGAGGTTGAGCCCGACATCGGGATGCGGTCGATCTCGGTCGAGGAGACCTACCCCGTCGACCTCCTCGGCGACGACGCCGTCGCCCGCGCCCTGCTCGCCCATGCCGCCGAACTGACCCGGAGACTGCGGGAGGCGGGGGTCGCCGCCGGCACCATCACGGTGAAGGTTCGGTTCGGAGACTTCACGACGGTGTCGCGCTCTCACACGCCGACGCGGCCGGTGGTCGACACCACCGGGGTGCTCGATGAGGCACGCCGGCTGCTCGCCGCCGCCGACCGACGGGACCAGGGGGTGCGGCTCCTCGGTATCGCGGGAAGCGCCCTGATTCCCGCCGATGCCCCGCGCCAGCTGGTGCTGGGGGAGGACGACCAGCGCTCGGTCGACGAGGCGATCGGGCGAGTCCAGGACCTATTCGCTCACCCCCTAATGCCGAAGTCGGACCCCTCGGTATACTCGAAAGACGACCGGAGATCACCCGATGCCCCTCGATGACAGAGAGCAGCGAATCCTCGAGGAGATAGAGCGTCAGTTTTACGCCGACGATCCTGAGCTCGCCGAAACCGTGCGCAGCGCCCGGCTCGCCTCGCGTTCATCGGGGCGGGTTCGACTGGCCGGGTTCGGTCTCGTCGCCGGGTTGGCGCTGATGATCGGGTTCTTCACCCGAAGCACCGGGGTGGCACTCGTCGGGTTCGGCATCATGGTCGCCTCGGCGGTCGCGCTCTCGTCCGCTGTCAAGCATCGGGCGAACGTCGCGGCGGCGTCGCCCGACTCGATGGCCGGCCGGATGCGCCGCAGGTGGCGCGGGCGCTAGAGTCGTTTGCCCGGGGGAGATCGGAGAGGCGGCCGCCGGCCGCGTCGGCGCCGTCATCGTGAGGGAGAGAGGTTTCGTTGGAAGGCTTCACGGCACAGCAGGCTTGTCGGCTGACGGGCTGCACGCCACATCAGCTGCGGTACTGGGATCGTGTCGAGTTGGTTCCCCCCTCGGTTCAGAGCACTGGAGGCCGACCGGGGAAGCGGCGTCTGTACGCGTTTCGCGACCTGGTGGCGCTTCGCGTGGTGAAGAGTCTCCTCGACAACGGCATGTCGGTCCAGCGCGTGCGACGCGCCTGGGACTACCTGCGCAGCACCGGCGATATGGACCGGCACCTCGCCGAGGTCCGGCTGGTCACCGATGGGCAGTCGATCTTTCGGGTCGCCGCCGACGACGGTGAACTCGTCGATGCCCTCCGGGAGGGCCAGCTCGCCTTCTTCGTGGCCATCAACGAGATCGCCCGAGAGGTCGAGGAAGACGTGACCCGGTTCCAACTCGACCGGGACGAGTTCCTGCTCATGCTCCGTCGTGTCGAGGAGGACGTCCAGTCCGAGGCCGCCGACGGCTGAGCGCCCTGCGAGGGGGACCGCCCCGTCGGGTCAGTGGGCGAGCGAATAGGCTCGCCCCTGGATCAGGTTTCGGCTTGTGGCAAGCCGAAACCTGATGAAGCCAGCGAGATATTCGCTCGCCCCCTCAGTGACCGCAGGCTGTATCGGGACGCGATCCGCCGCCCCAACGAGTACCGACCGACGATCTGGAACTCGGTTTCCTGGAACGACTCGCCGGCTGCGGCGACGTCTTCGGGCGAGGGCGTGCCCGGTGGGCCATAGGCGGCCCGGGCGTAGATCACAGCGAGTGGGGCCAGCGCCGCCGTGGCCCTCCGGGCGATCTCGGCCGGCGTCGCGGTGAGCGGCGGACCCTCGCCAAGGTCGGTGAGGCGGTCGACGATCTCCACCCAGGCGGCCCCGATGTCGCCATCTTCGAGCCGGCGCACCCGCGACCGACGGCGCCCCCACTTGAGTACCGGCAGGGCGGCGACCAGCGCGACCACGAGTAGCCCGATGCCCACGGCTCTGAATGGTACGGGCAGGCCCGGCGAGGCGTTCTCGCCGGCGTCGGTCGTCGGCACGGTGGTCACCACTGAAGGATCGGTGGTCGGATCCTCCTCGAGAGGAGTCTGGCCGGGAAGTGTCGGTTGGGTCGGCGAGCCCGGCTCGGGCAGCGCCGCCTCGAGATACTCGGCCACGGCGAAGGGGATCGCTTCCAGGGCTCCTGGGTTGACTCCGTCGCCCCGCGGCGTGGGGTCGAAGGTGACCCAGCCCTGGGTCGGCATCCACAGTTCGACCCAGGCGTGGGCGTTGCGATCCCGCACTACGAAGGTCCCATCGTCGGCGTAGGAGCCCGGCGTGAAACCGAGCACCACGCGACTCGGGATCCCTACGGCCCGGGCCATTACCCCCATCGCAGTGGCGTACTGCTCGCAGTAGCCGACCCGGTAGTTCGGGCTGCTCGGGTCGAGCAGCCAGGCCTCGAGATCCGTTGCGCTGTGCCCGGGCACGATCTGCGTCGAGTACTGGAACCCACCGCCCGTCTTGAAGAGGGCCTCGAGGGCGAGGCCGCGCTCGTAGTCGGTCTCCAGGCCCGCCACCTGTTGGTGAGCGAAGTTGGGGATTCGGTTCCCGATGTCGTCGGGCAGGTCTAGGAAGTGGGCCCGGTCGGGCAGCGACCGGGTCGTGTACTCCAGGGGTTCGTCGCCGAGGTCGAACGCCCCGTCCTCGATGGCGGCGGCGAACACCACCGACGGGTCGCCGTCGTCGCCCAGTGACAGCACTCGGAGGTCCGGGACCGGCACCTGCGAGATCACGGTGTAGCTCATCCCCCGGTAGGTGAGGGCGTCGAAACGAAGCGATCCGTCGTCGCGCTTCACCCGCAGGCCCCGCTCCACCGTCCGGTCCGGGGACGAGAAGGAGATCGGGGCGTACGGAGCGGGGAGCCAGTCCATCTGGAGCTGGGAGATCGTCACCGTCGAGGTGACCCGGCTGACCGGACCGAGGAAGGCGGTCGACGGGGGTTCGAAGGTGTCGATGTCGTCGATCGAGGCGATGCCGGCGCCCCCTCCGACATGCCACTGGAGACCGTTGAATGAGTCGAGCGTGAGCAGCCGCCAGTACACGGTGCGCGGGTCGACGCCTCCCTCCACTCGGGCACTGAACACCGGCACCGTCGACGAGGAGACGAGGCTCTGGCGAATGCCGACGAACGGGTTGTACTGGATGCTGCCCAGGTACTCACCGGTGAGCGAGGTGCTGGTGCGCCATGCCAGGTAGCCGCTGCGCGGCACCGCACCGGCCAGGGCCTGTCCGGCGAGCAAGGACACCGCCACGACGGCGCCGACGACCGCGATCCCCAGCGAGGGGAGGGATCGGTCGAGGGCGCGCCGGGTCGCCCGGGAGGTGAGCAGTCCGGTGCCGGATCGGCGTTGGTCGAGCATGACAGCGAGCAGGCTGGCGCCGATGGCGAGCATCAACCAGACCGTCCAGACACCGCCGGGTCGCCGGTCCATGACGGCGAACTCGAGATATACGAGAAGTGGGGCGAGCACCGCCACGTAGGGCCGATTGGCCAGCAATCCCCACGCCAGGACGGCGCCGAGCGCCCAGAAGACCACCGCCATGACGGCGACGATCCCGGCGAAGGGCATGACCGGGGCGATACCACTCCCGATGACGTCGCGCGCGAGGGCGAGTTCCTCGCCGAGCGCCGGAACCGACGCCGTCGTCGGGAAGACGAACCAGGTCGTCTCGGGGACCGAGATGCGCACGAGGGTGAGCGTGGCGGCAATGAAGTTGAGTACCGTCACCCACCGGCCGCGGATCCGGTAGGCGACCGCTGCCCAGGTGATGGCACCGCCCAGGAGGGCGGCAGCGATCATCACGGCCTGCCAGGGCAGCCCCTCGATCGTCGGTCGGAGGAGGCGGCTCGATCGGCCGAGCGCGAGCAGGATGCCCGCGCCGCCCGCTACCCAGCTGAGGCGGTAGACCATGATCGCTCCAGTGCGGTTCTCCACGGGCGAGCCCAGCTCAGGTCGGGCGTCGACACGACGGTGATCGCCGCCGATCGCTCCAGCATGCTCAGGGCCTCACCCGGCTCGGCGACCGCCATGACGATGGTGCGAGTGAAGTCACGAGTGAGGTTTCGGTACGCCGCCAGCACAGCGTCGTCCGGTTGTCCGGTCACCAGCACCAGGGCACCGCCGCCGACTCCCTGACGCCGCATGTTGGTCACGGCGGCTCGGAGATCGACGTGCTGGAGCGGCTGGATGGTGGCGAGCGCCTCGAGGGCCTGCCGGTACCGATTCCCCGTTCGCGTTCCGGGTGCCCGTTCCGAGGTCCACAGATCCGGGCTGAACCCTCCCCGATAGAGGTGCGCCACCGCCGATGCGGCTCCGCGCACCGCGTGCTCGAACGCCTCATCGTCCCCATAGCGCTCGGCGCGGGCGTCGAGAAGGACGAGGGCTCGCGACTGCCACGGGATCTCGAGCTGCTTGATCATGATGTCGCCGCGCTTCGCCGTCGACGGCCAGTGGACTTTCCGCAGGTCGTCGCCGATCTGGTACTCGCGAAGCGTGAAGAAGTCGTCGCCGCCACGCGGGGCATAGGTGGGCCTGGTCGCCTGCACCGCCGGATCGTTACCGCGGACCGCCGGGAAGCCGCGGAGGGTCTCGATGCGCGGGTACACGAGCAGACGATCGACCGGGCCTGCGGTGCGCCGGTGGTCGACGAGTCCGAGGGGATCGGTCACGGACACCTCCGTCGGCCCGACCGGATACACCCCTCGCTCCCGACACGAGACCTCGTACCTGGCGACGACGGGGTCGGATGGGAGGGTTCGGGCCGCGGCGAACCTGGCGACGCCCAGGCCGTGGACCGTATCCTCGACCTGCACGTTGCGCATCCGGCGTCGTGCAGACAGGTTGACCTCGATGGTGACGGTGTCCCCGGCGTGCGCTGCCGGTGGGTGGAGCCTTCGGTCGACCTCGATCGCCGTCGAAGACAGACGAACGAACACCATCCCCGCGGTCACGGCGACGCCCAGGAACACGGCGGTGGACATGAGCTCTCGCTCCCCGAAGGCGAGCCAGAGGACGAGGAGGGCCACGGCGACTCCGATCGCCGTCCATCCTCGCGTCGTCGGCATCAGACCCGGACTCCACTTCCGGGGACGGCCACGGCTCCGGCGACTCCGTCGACGATCTCCTCGAGGGTGACGCCTCGCATCTGCGCCTCGGGTTGCATGATGAGTCGGTGGGTGAGCACGGGCCGCAGCGCCGCCTTGACGTCGTCGGGGATCGCGTAGTGGCGCCCGGCGACGATGGCGAGAGTGCGTGCCACCCGCAGCAGGTAGAGCGCGGCCCGCGGCGACGCTCCCAGGAGGAGATCGGGATCGTGTCGGGTGGCGGACACCGTGTCGACGATGTACTCCTTGATGGCGTCGGCGACGTGGATCTGGGTGGCGAGGTGTGCCATCTTGACGACGTGGTCGGCGCTGACCACGGGTCGCAGATCGGGATACGAGGGCCGGCGACCATGGGTCTCGAGGATCTCCAGCTCCTTGTCTCGTGACGGGTACCCCATGACCACCCGCACCATGAAGCGGTCGAGCTGCGCCTCGGGGAGTGGGTAGGTACCCTCGTGCTCGATCGGGTTCTGGGTGGCGATCACCATGAACGGGTTGCCCAGCGGTCGCGTCGTCCCGTCGACGGTGACCTGGCGTTCCTCCATGGCTTCGAGGAGCGCCGACTGGGTCTTGGGGCTCGCCCGGTTGATCTCGTCTCCGAGGACGACGTTGGCGAATATCGGTCCCGATCGGAAGACGAATCCGCCGCGTTCTCGATCCCACACCGAGACCCCGGTCACGTCCGAGGGAAGGAGGTCGGGGGTGAACTGAATACGCTGAAACTGGCAGTCGATGCTCCTGGCGAGCGCCTTGGCCAGCAAGGTCTTGCCCACTCCCGGCACGTCCTCGACGAGGATGTGGCCGCCGGCGAGGAGGCTGGTGACGACGAGCTCGACCACCGACCGCTTGCCCTGGATCACCCGTTCGATGTTGCCGACGATGCTCTCGAACTGGCCACCGAACCAGTCGAGGTCTTGTTGCGTGAGGGGCTGGGCGGTCAGGG from Acidimicrobiia bacterium includes the following:
- a CDS encoding helix-turn-helix domain-containing protein, which encodes MEGFTAQQACRLTGCTPHQLRYWDRVELVPPSVQSTGGRPGKRRLYAFRDLVALRVVKSLLDNGMSVQRVRRAWDYLRSTGDMDRHLAEVRLVTDGQSIFRVAADDGELVDALREGQLAFFVAINEIAREVEEDVTRFQLDRDEFLLMLRRVEEDVQSEAADG
- a CDS encoding MoxR family ATPase, producing MVGIGPSVVPGESLFVGSGCAPRLPPIDRALIPSAGPATRRISLTAQPLTQQDLDWFGGQFESIVGNIERVIQGKRSVVELVVTSLLAGGHILVEDVPGVGKTLLAKALARSIDCQFQRIQFTPDLLPSDVTGVSVWDRERGGFVFRSGPIFANVVLGDEINRASPKTQSALLEAMEERQVTVDGTTRPLGNPFMVIATQNPIEHEGTYPLPEAQLDRFMVRVVMGYPSRDKELEILETHGRRPSYPDLRPVVSADHVVKMAHLATQIHVADAIKEYIVDTVSATRHDPDLLLGASPRAALYLLRVARTLAIVAGRHYAIPDDVKAALRPVLTHRLIMQPEAQMRGVTLEEIVDGVAGAVAVPGSGVRV
- the dinB gene encoding DNA polymerase IV is translated as MISLPEPILHVDADSFFVAVERLRRPELCDRPVLVGGDGPRSVVAAASYEARRHGARSAMPMVMAKRLCPTAVIVAADHAEYRRVSEELMAVLGEVTSRVEPISIDEAFLDLTGVDGPGGAIAISERLRRLAQERVGVTVSVGIAATKLVAKMASRDAKPDGLLLVPAGAEADFMHPKSVRALWGVGEATLARLEELGIRTIGDLAGFPRATLARRLGEGLGGVLWDRAHAIDEREVEPDIGMRSISVEETYPVDLLGDDAVARALLAHAAELTRRLREAGVAAGTITVKVRFGDFTTVSRSHTPTRPVVDTTGVLDEARRLLAAADRRDQGVRLLGIAGSALIPADAPRQLVLGEDDQRSVDEAIGRVQDLFAHPLMPKSDPSVYSKDDRRSPDAPR
- a CDS encoding DUF3040 domain-containing protein, translated to MPLDDREQRILEEIERQFYADDPELAETVRSARLASRSSGRVRLAGFGLVAGLALMIGFFTRSTGVALVGFGIMVASAVALSSAVKHRANVAAASPDSMAGRMRRRWRGR
- a CDS encoding DUF3488 and transglutaminase-like domain-containing protein, producing the protein MVYRLSWVAGGAGILLALGRSSRLLRPTIEGLPWQAVMIAAALLGGAITWAAVAYRIRGRWVTVLNFIAATLTLVRISVPETTWFVFPTTASVPALGEELALARDVIGSGIAPVMPFAGIVAVMAVVFWALGAVLAWGLLANRPYVAVLAPLLVYLEFAVMDRRPGGVWTVWLMLAIGASLLAVMLDQRRSGTGLLTSRATRRALDRSLPSLGIAVVGAVVAVSLLAGQALAGAVPRSGYLAWRTSTSLTGEYLGSIQYNPFVGIRQSLVSSSTVPVFSARVEGGVDPRTVYWRLLTLDSFNGLQWHVGGGAGIASIDDIDTFEPPSTAFLGPVSRVTSTVTISQLQMDWLPAPYAPISFSSPDRTVERGLRVKRDDGSLRFDALTYRGMSYTVISQVPVPDLRVLSLGDDGDPSVVFAAAIEDGAFDLGDEPLEYTTRSLPDRAHFLDLPDDIGNRIPNFAHQQVAGLETDYERGLALEALFKTGGGFQYSTQIVPGHSATDLEAWLLDPSSPNYRVGYCEQYATAMGVMARAVGIPSRVVLGFTPGSYADDGTFVVRDRNAHAWVELWMPTQGWVTFDPTPRGDGVNPGALEAIPFAVAEYLEAALPEPGSPTQPTLPGQTPLEEDPTTDPSVVTTVPTTDAGENASPGLPVPFRAVGIGLLVVALVAALPVLKWGRRRSRVRRLEDGDIGAAWVEIVDRLTDLGEGPPLTATPAEIARRATAALAPLAVIYARAAYGPPGTPSPEDVAAAGESFQETEFQIVGRYSLGRRIASRYSLRSLRGRANISLASSGFGLPQAET
- a CDS encoding histidine phosphatase family protein, translating into MLKRLHLVRHGEVLNPKEFVYADLPGFPLSPLGRDQARGAARHLVGSGTTAVVSSPLDRAVETAGIIADALDLTVSIDPRLTEWELARRWAGVAWDDLPTVFPGELERYLEHPHDLPFSPESIRAVAERMAAVVHDLGRAHPGGIAVAVSHQDPVQALRLHLRCLPLEHLPDDPPPLASVTSLEPGDPSWIEASRWAPPITPA
- a CDS encoding DUF58 domain-containing protein, with the translated sequence MPTTRGWTAIGVAVALLVLWLAFGERELMSTAVFLGVAVTAGMVFVRLSSTAIEVDRRLHPPAAHAGDTVTIEVNLSARRRMRNVQVEDTVHGLGVARFAAARTLPSDPVVARYEVSCRERGVYPVGPTEVSVTDPLGLVDHRRTAGPVDRLLVYPRIETLRGFPAVRGNDPAVQATRPTYAPRGGDDFFTLREYQIGDDLRKVHWPSTAKRGDIMIKQLEIPWQSRALVLLDARAERYGDDEAFEHAVRGAASAVAHLYRGGFSPDLWTSERAPGTRTGNRYRQALEALATIQPLQHVDLRAAVTNMRRQGVGGGALVLVTGQPDDAVLAAYRNLTRDFTRTIVMAVAEPGEALSMLERSAAITVVSTPDLSWARPWRTALERSWSTASAG